One Mercurialis annua linkage group LG3, ddMerAnnu1.2, whole genome shotgun sequence DNA window includes the following coding sequences:
- the LOC126671474 gene encoding lysine-specific demethylase REF6, with protein sequence MAASSGFGLVTEPTTISQQSQEVFQWLKNLPLAPEYHPTLSEFQDPIAYIFKIEKEASNFGICKIVPPVLPAPKKTAITNFNRSLAARAVSSSKSSPPTFTTRQQQIGFCPRKSRPVKKPVWQSGENYTFQEFEAKAKSFERIYFKKCSPKKTNFSPLEVETLYWKATVDKPFSVEYANDMPGSAFSVKKEGGGKEINEGVTVGETEWNMRGVSRAKGSLLRFMKEEIPGVTSPMVYVAMMFSWFAWHVEDHDLHSLNYMHMGAGKTWYGVPREAAVAFEEVVRDHGYGGEINPLVTFSVLGEKTTVMSPEVFISAGVPCCRLVQNAGEFVVTFPRAYHSGFSHGFNCGEAANIATPEWLRVAKDAAIRRASINYPPMVSHFQLLYDLALELCTRMPVNINLKPRSSRLKDKQKGEGDTLVKDQFVKNMIHNNELLHILGKGSSVVLLPRSSSDISVCSNLRVGSQLRANLSLGSCSNKGIMNSSKKVVPDENILDRNHRINQLKGVLSVKEKFASLCEQNRFSSLNGKHNKNTTYTSIEHDIHGEKLSDQRLFSCVTCGILSFDCIAVIQPTEKAARYLMSADCSFFNDWIVGSGVTNDGLITADRETNSSEQDQPTGLVENNVVDGLYDVPVQSVNCELENIDQNIVSSDAKTQKESSALGLLALNYGNSSDSEEDQDEIDASHHADEMPTCSSESKFKYQNSALPLFKQESLRGETMSHTPSSSRLGCKDKFSLQTHDCPAEHGHRPGSLKDGNDGTLDCSVEFETDNLANMESNGFDRTFRDSASISCVSSNCSPDVYHGEKKKFSKVAARGDGNASFAQRSDEDSSRMHVFCLEHAIEVEQQLRTIGGVYILLLCHPEYPRLEGEAKLVSEELGIDYLWNEIAFRDAAKNDEENIQSALDSEEAIPGNGDWAVKLGINLFYSANLSRSSLYSKQMPYNSVVYKAFGRISPASSPTKLIKYGRRSVRQRKVVGRWCGKVWMSNQVHPFLSKKDSEDRDQEQEEGGFRGWIMPDEKTERKPQSLHKTEITSTGRKSARKRKMTVASRPMKKVKSPDPKDVASDDLEEDISHKRPTKVYSRKQTKHIEKEFSYDSLDYSHQQHERSRRSKQAKSIEREEADTYNSWGRNSHQQDRRLPRSKQVKSIEGENDVSDALAGSNSQKQHNRIHRTRSKQVKCAQRKSEMSNYSEEADIREQRGRVPRSSSQVEFYEREEAVSDDSLEDTSDQPIETPHRHEDAISDDSLENNYLHRNRMISRGSQAKYFEKEDEVSEDLPEESSYKQHRGSHTSRKNEFTDREDDISDDLLDDNSPQEGMRDFRSKQARFVEREDEVSDDSLEGNFLQQQQQRIPTSKRAKYVVSEHAVSDDMEDETHLKHWRTPRSKKAKLTDSEDFSDDDAHEDDGPWKSRKTPRGKPAKVIEREAVSDDMEETHWQQRKTCRQKQATSFESEDVSDDLQEEGTHWKPNRGKQTKFSDKEYISDDLLDDDDTHWQPIKTPPRGKQAKFIEPEDAVSDELVDDNSTKQKMMNLRRKHKPGTLRKMKQAMSQVRKKENPKSVKQEKQMKLETPRLRNGKTELEGGPSTRLRTRLSKPPKELETKLKEKLQTNKKNTKGASAVKPLACKKNGKTKDDDAEYQCEIEGCTMSFGSKQELALHKKNICPVKGCGKTFFSHKYLVQHRRVHLDDRPLKCPWKGCKMTFKWAWARTEHIRVHTGARPYVCGEEGCGQTFRFVSDFSRHKRKTGHSIKKSKK encoded by the exons atggcAGCTTCAAGTGGGTTTGGGTTAGTGACTGAACCAACAACAATTTCACAGCAGTCACAAGAAGTTTTTCAATGGCTTAAAAACCTACCATTAGCACCAGAGTACCACCCAACTCTATCAGAGTTTCAAGATCCGATTGCTtacattttcaaaattgaaaaagaagcTTCCAACTTTGGTATTTGCAAAATAGTCCCTCCTGTTCTTCCTGCTCCTAAAAAAACTGCAATTACCAACTTTAACAGGTCCTTAGCTGCTCGTGCTGTTTCTAGTTCTAAATCTTCACCACCAACATTCACTACCCGTCAGCAACAGATCGGGTTTTGCCCCAGAAAGTCTAGACCCGTGAAGAAACCCGTTTGGCAGAGTGGGGAGAATTATACTTTTCAAGAATTTGAAGCTAAAGCCAAATCTTTTGAAAGAATTTACTTCAAGAAATGCTCGCCCAAGAAAACTAATTTTTCTCCTTTGGAAGTTGAAACCCTTTACTGGAAAGCTACTGTGGATAAGCCTTTCTCTGTGGAGTATGCGAATGACATGCCGGGTTCGGCTTTTTCGGTGAAGAAGGAGGGTGGAGGGAAGGAGATTAATGAAGGGGTGACTGTTGGTGAGACTGAGTGGAATATGAGAGGTGTGTCGAGGGCGAAAGGGTCGTTGTTGAGGTTTATGAAGGAGGAGATACCTGGGGTTACTTCTCCTATGGTGTATGTTGCTATGATGTTTAGTTGGTTTGCTTGGCATGTTGAGGATCATGATTTGCATAGCTTGAATTACATGCATATGGGGGCTGGGAAGACTTGGTATGGTGTGCCTAGAGAGGCTGCTGTTGCTTTTGAGGAAGTTGTTAGAGATCACGGGTATGGTGGGGAGATTAATCCACTTG TGACATTTTCAGTTCTTGGGGAAAAGACCACAGTTATGTCACCTGAAGTATTTATTAGTGCAGGAGTACCATGCTGCAG GTTAGTGCAAAATGCTGGGGAGTTTGTTGTCACTTTTCCAAGAGCCTATCATTCGGGGTTCAGTCATG GGTTTAATTGTGGAGAGGCAGCCAATATTGCAACTCCTGAGTGGTTGAGGGTTGCTAAAGATGCTGCTATTCGAAGAGCTTCAATTAATTATCCTCCAATGGTGTCTCATTTCCAGTTACTTTATGATCTTGCTCTAGAATTATGTACCAG AATGCCTGTGAACATCAATCTTAAACCACGGAGCTCTAGACTAAAAGATAAGCAAAAGGGTGAAGGAGACACACTGGTTAAAGACCAATTTGTAAAGAATATGATTCACAACAACGAGCTGCTTCATATTCTTGGAAAAGGATCTTCAGTTGTGCTTCTTCCTCGAAGTTCTTCAGACATATCTGTTTGTTCAAATTTACGTGTTGGATCACAGTTAAGAGCGAACCTCTCTCTTGGGTCATGCAGTAACAAGGGGATTATGAATTCCTCAAAAAAAGTAGTTCCTGATGAAAATATTCTGGACAGGAACCACcgaattaatcaattaaaaggCGTTCTTTCAGTGAAAGAAAAGTTTGCTTCTTTGTGCGAACAAAATAGGTTTTCCTCATTGAATGGAAAACATAATAAGAATACTACATACACAAGCATTGAACATGATATTCATGGGGAGAAGCTGTCTGATCAGAGACTGTTTTCATGCGTCACGTGTGGAATTTTGAGCTTCGATTGCATTGCTGTCATTCAACCGACAGAAAAAGCTGCTAGATACCTCATGTCTGCTGATTGTAGTTTCTTTAATGATTGGATTGTTGGGTCTGGAGTAACTAATGATGGATTGATCACTGCTGATAGAGAGACAAATTCTTCTGAGCAGGATCAGCCAACAG GATTGGTGGAAAACAATGTTGTGGATGGTTTATATGATGTTCCTGTTCAGTCTGTGAATTGTGAGCTTGAAAACATAGATCAAAATATAGTGAGTTCCGATGCTAAAACACAAAAGGAATCGTCTGCTCTTGGCCTGTTGGCTTTGAACTATGGAAATTCATCTGACTCGGAGGAAGACCAGGATGAAATAGATGCATCACACCATGCTGATGAAATGCCAACCTGCTCATCAGAAAGTAAATTTAAGTATCAGAATTCTGCGTTGCCTTTGTTCAAGCAAGAGTCCCTTCGTGGTGAAACTATGAGTCATACTCCATCTTCATCAAGGCTTGGTTGTAAGGATAAATTTTCTCTTCAAACTCATGATTGTCCTGCAGAACATGGACATAGACCAGGCAGTTTAAAGGATGGAAATGATGGAACTCTTGATTGCTCTGTCGAGTTTGAAACTGATAATCTTGCTAATATGGAATCAAATGGTTTCGACCGTACATTTAGGGATTCAGCATCAATATCATGTGTAAGTTCAAATTGTTCTCCAGATGTCTATCATGGTGAAAAAAAGAAGTTTAGCAAAGTTGCGGCAAGAGGGGATGGGAATGCATCATTTGCCCAACGATCTGATGAAGATTCTTCTCGTATGCATGTTTTCTGTCTTGAGCATGCCATAGAAGTTGAACAGCAGTTACGTACAATCGGGGGAGTGTATATATTGCTTCTCTGTCATCCAG aGTATCCCAGGCTAGAAGGCGAGGCAAAGTTAGTATCTGAAGAATTGGGAATTGATTATCTCTGGAATGAAATTGCTTTCAGGGATGCCGCCAAAAATGACGAGGAGAATATCCAGTCAGCTTTGGATAGTGAGGAAGCAATTCCAGGGAATGGTGATTGGGCTGTAAAGTTGGGGATAAACCTTTTCTACAGTGCCAATCTCAGCCGGTCTTCTCTTTATAGTAAGCAGATGCCATACAATTCCGTCGTATACAAAGCTTTTGGTCGTATATCTCCAGCTAGCTCTCCCACAAAGTTAATCAAATACGGAAGGAGGTCTGTCAGGCAGAGAAAGGTTGTAGGGAGATGGTGTGGAAAAGTTTGGATGTCAAATCAAGTTCATCCTTTCTTATCAAAGAAGGATTCCGAGGATCGAGATCAGGAACAAGAGGAAGGTGGTTTTCGCGGTTGGATAATGCCAGATGAGAAAACTGAGAGAAAGCCTCAAAGTTTGCACAAGACTGAAATTACCTCGACAGGTAGAAAATCTGCAAGGAAGAGAAAAATGACAGTAGCAAGTAGACCAATGAAGAAAGTCAAATCTCCGGACCCCAAGGATGTAGCTTCAGATGATTTAGAAGAGGATATTTCTCATAAGCGGCCTACGAAAGTTTATAGTAGGAAGCAAACTAAACATATCGAGAAAGAGTTTTCATATGATTCATTGGATTATTCTCATCAGCAGCATGAGAGATCTCGCAGAAGCAAGCAGGCTAAATCTATTGAGAGAGAAGAGGCGGATACTTACAATTCATGGGGACGTAACTCTCATCAGCAAGATAGAAGACTTCCGAGGAGTAAGCAGGTCAAATCTATCGAGGGTGAAAATGATGTCTCTGATGCTTTAGCTGGAAGCAATTCCCAAAAGCAACATAATAGAATTCATAGAACGAGAAGTAAGCAAGTCAAATGTGCTCAGAGGAAAAGTGAAATGTCAAATTATTCTGAAGAGGCTGATATTCGTGAGCAGCGTGGGAGGGTTCCTAGAAGTTCATCACAAGTCGAGTTTTATGAGAGAGAAGAAGCAGTTTCAGATGATTCGCTTGAGGATACTTCTGATCAGCCAATAGAGACACCTCACAGACATGAAGATGCAATTTCAGATGATTCCTTGGAAAATAATTATCTTCACCGTAATAGAATGATTTCTAGAGGCAGCCAAGCTAAGTATTTTGAGAAGGAAGATGAAGTTTCAGAGGATTTGCCGGAGGAAAGTTCTTACAAGCAGCACAGAGGATCTCACACAAGCAGGAAAAACGAATTTACTGACAGAGAGGATGATATTTCTGATGACCTACTGGATGACAACAGTCCGCAGGAGGGCATGAGGGATTTCAGAAGCAAGCAAGCTAGATTTGTTGAGAGGGAAGATGAAGTTTCAGATGATTCGCTGGAGGGAAATTTTCTTCAGCAGCAGCAGCAAAGGATCCCTACAAGCAAAAGGGCCAAATATGTCGTGAGTGAACATGCTGTTTCAGATGATATGGAGGATGAAACTCATCTTAAGCATTGGAGAACTCCAAGAAGCAAGAAGGCTAAACTGACGGACAGCGAAGATTTCTCAGATGATGATGCACATGAGGATGATGGCCCGTGGAAGTCAAGGAAGACTCCTAGAGGCAAGCCGGCCAAGGTCATCGAGAGGGAGGCTGTATCAGATGATATGGAAGAAACTCACTGGCAGCAAAGAAAAACATGTAGACAGAAGCAGGCGACTTCTTTTGAGAGCGAAGATGTTTCTGATGATCTACAAGAGGAAGGTACCCATTGGAAGCCAAATAGAGGCAAGCAAACTAAATTTTCCGACAAGGAATATATTTCTGATGATCTGCTAGACGATGATGATACCCACTGGCAGCCGATTAAGACTCCCCCTAGAGGCAAGCAAGCAAAATTTATTGAGCCTGAAGATGCAGTTTCTGATGAATTGGTGGATGATAATTCAACGAAGCAGAAAATGATGAATCTTAGAAGAAAGCACAAACCCGGAACGCTTCGCAAAATGAAACAAGCGATGTCTCaagtgagaaagaaagaaaatccaAAGTCAGTTAAACAAGAGAAACAAATGAAGCTCGAGACTCCTCGTCTTCGCAATGGTAAAACTGAGTTAGAAGGTGGACCTAGCACTCGCCTTAGGACGAGGCTCTCTAAACCTCCAAAAGAATTGGAAACTAAGCTAAAAGAGAAGCTACAAACCAATAAGAAAAATACAAAAGGCGCGTCAGCAGTAAAGCCTCTGGCCTGCAAGAAAAACGGGAAAACTAAGGACGACGATGCAGAATATCAGTGTGAGATTGAGGGGTGCACCATGAGTTTTGGCTCAAAACAAGAGCTAGCATTGCACAAAAAAAACATATGTCCAGTCAAGGGATGCGGTAAGACTTTCTTCTCGCACAAATATTTGGTGCAACACCGTCGTGTTCATCTAGATGACCGCCCGCTCAAGTGCCCCTGGAAGGGCTGCAAGATGACATTCAAATGGGCATGGGCAAGAACCGAACACATTCGGGTTCACACAGGTGCTCGTCCTTATGTCTGCGGGGAAGAAGGTTGCGGGCAGACATTCAGATTTGTCTCGGATTTCAGTCGCCACAAAAGGAAGACTGGTCATTCAATAAAGAAAAGCAAGAAGTAA
- the LOC126673361 gene encoding zinc finger CCCH domain-containing protein 43: MEHTEESNSATLALQSPNTVTNDTDHTLQEIEQQLKNQLNFKQHQNHDEQEEKIGEVKVSEEQDEEHKADNNYDQVEKNSTAWHQDDGWGESNGGHEGQKGNYNYDEEGNGSIGWNQDDDGWGDSNGGGREEVKYDYSDNNNNGYEEKLGDGYGDLERKDERFNGFDRRNSYNNGNQYQYPVRPEAEDCSFYMKTGSCKFGSNCKFNHPAKRKSQVPRERVKEREELTDRPGQTECKYYLRTGGCKYGKACRYNHSKAGSPVLPAKTTVVPALDINFLGLPIRPGERECPYYMRNGTCKYGATCHFNHPDPTAVVGSDPSALSNGGSVPLQNSSQSSAASWSSPRGLNGNPPFMPVLFPPTPVASSQNPEWNKYQVPIYPVERAIHQPAAYVMSNQATGSNVYKHQQQILVDEFPERPGQPECSFYMKTGDCKFKSNCKYHHPRNHSSKSPPCTLSDKGLPLRPGQSICSYYSRYGLCKFGPACKFDHPIQPASTDSADDLDQPFADTLVVDESRLGESGNESDTAIQQSM, encoded by the exons ATGGAACACACCGAGGAATCAAATTCAGCTACTTTAGCGTTACAATCGCCAAACACCGTCACCAATGACACCGATCACACACTACAAGAAATCGAACAACAGCTAAAAAATCAGCTCAATTTCAAACAACACCAAAATCACGACgaacaagaagaaaaaatagGCGAAGTTAAAGTATCTGAAGAACAAGACGAAGAGCACAAAGCTGATAATAATTATGATCAGGTGGAAAAAAATTCGACTGCGTGGCATCAAGATGATGGCTGGGGAGAGAGCAATGGCGGCCATGAAGGGCAAAAaggtaattataattatgatgaGGAGGGGAATGGTTCGATTGGGTGGAATCAAGATGATGATGGGTGGGGAGATAGCAATGGCGGTGGCCGCGAAGAGGTTAAATATGATTATagtgataataataataatggttATGAGGAGAAGTTAGGTGATGGGTATGGTGATTTGGAGAGAAAAGATGAGAGATTTAATGGTTTTGATAGAAGGAATAGTTATAATAATGGTAATCAGTATCAGTACCCAGTTAGACCTGAAGCTGAAGATTGTTCCTTTTACATGAAAACTGGCTCTTGCAAATTTGGATCTAATTGCAAGTTTAATCACCCTGCTAAACGAAAAAGCCAG GTCCCCAGGGAGAGGGTTAAGGAAAGGGAAGAACTGACGGACAGGCCAGGGCAGACAGAATGCAAG TATTACTTAAGGACAGGGGGATGTAAGTATGGCAAAGCTTGTAGATATAATCACTCAAAAGCAGGATCTCCAGTGCTCCCAGCAAAAACTACGGTGGTTCCTGCTTTAGACATTAACTTCCTGGGTCTGCCAATCCGTCCG GGAGAGAGAGAGTGCCCGTATTATATGCGCAACGGCACCTGCAAGTATGGAGCTACCTGCCACTTCAATCATCCTGATCCCACTGCTGTGGTAGGAAGTGACCCTTCAGCATTAAGTAATGGTGGATCTGTTCCTTTACAAAATTCTTCTCAATCAAGTGCAGCCTCTTGGTCTTCACCAAGAGGACTAAATGGGAATCCTCCTTTTATGCCGGTTCTTTTTCCACCAACTCCAGTGGCTTCTTCGCAGAATCCTGAATGGAATAAATATCAG GTTCCTATATACCCAGTGGAAAGAGCTATACATCAACCTGCAGCATATGTCATGAGCAATCAAGCTACTGGTAGCAATGTCTATAAACATCAGCAACAGATTCTAGTTGATGAATTCCCAGAACGACCTGGTCAGCCAGAGTGCAGTTTTTATATGAAAACTGGGGACTGTAAATTTAAGTCCAACTGCAAATACCATCATCCAAGAAACCATTCCTCAAAGTCACCTCCTTGTACTCTTAGTGACAAGGGCCTGCCACTGAGACCT GGTCAAAGCATATGTTCATACTACAGCCGATACGGTTTATGCAAGTTTGGGCCTGCTTGCAAATTTGACCATCCAATACAACCAGCTTCAACAGATTCTGCTGATGATCTGGATCAGCCCTTTGCCGACACTCTTGTCGTAGATGAGTCTAGATTGGGTGAAAGTGGAAATGAAAGCGATACTGCAATTCAGCAGTCAATGTAG